From Streptomyces sp. NBC_01460, a single genomic window includes:
- a CDS encoding dihydrofolate reductase family protein codes for MTQLLRVQNLNVSSDGIGAGEDQSFERPFGHVDPERLFAWAGATASWPMRTDPGGSRGLDDYFTRDYARNIGAEIMGRNKFGPQRGPWKDDEWRGWWGEEPPFHTPVFVMTHHGRPSFTLSDTTFHFVDGDPATVLAQAREAAQGKDVRLGGGVTTVRQFLDADLVDAMHVVVSPVELGSGVRLWERPDELLDRFHLDVVPSPSGVTHHVFWRK; via the coding sequence GTGACTCAGCTGCTGAGAGTCCAGAATCTGAACGTCTCGAGTGACGGCATCGGTGCCGGCGAGGACCAGAGCTTCGAGCGGCCGTTCGGCCACGTGGACCCCGAGAGGCTGTTCGCCTGGGCCGGTGCCACGGCGAGCTGGCCCATGCGTACGGATCCCGGAGGAAGCCGGGGCCTCGACGACTACTTCACGCGGGACTACGCACGCAACATCGGTGCCGAGATCATGGGCCGGAACAAGTTCGGACCGCAACGCGGGCCCTGGAAGGACGACGAATGGCGCGGCTGGTGGGGTGAGGAGCCGCCGTTCCACACCCCGGTGTTCGTCATGACCCACCATGGGCGCCCGTCGTTCACGCTCTCCGACACCACGTTCCACTTCGTCGACGGAGACCCGGCCACCGTCCTGGCGCAGGCGCGGGAGGCGGCGCAGGGCAAGGATGTCCGTCTGGGCGGCGGGGTGACCACCGTCCGGCAGTTCCTCGACGCCGACCTCGTCGACGCGATGCACGTGGTGGTCTCGCCGGTGGAACTGGGATCCGGCGTACGACTCTGGGAGAGGCCCGATGAGCTGCTCGACCGCTTCCACCTGGACGTCGTGCCCAGCCCGAGCGGCGTGACACACCACGTGTTCTGGCGGAAGTGA
- a CDS encoding nuclear transport factor 2 family protein codes for MIDKGIVQQYLATWNATGAERAALISEHWSPEVTYTDPMAEVSGHDGIAAVVDGVHAQFPGFVFTQVGDVDAHHRQVRFRWGLGAEGAEPLVIGFDVLVTDDSGRIRDVRGFLDQLPT; via the coding sequence ATGATCGACAAGGGCATCGTTCAGCAGTACCTGGCCACCTGGAACGCCACCGGCGCCGAGCGGGCGGCGTTGATCTCCGAGCACTGGTCACCCGAGGTGACCTACACCGACCCGATGGCCGAGGTCTCCGGCCACGACGGGATCGCCGCGGTCGTCGACGGCGTCCACGCGCAGTTTCCGGGGTTCGTGTTCACGCAGGTCGGCGACGTGGACGCCCACCACCGCCAGGTGCGCTTCCGCTGGGGCCTGGGTGCGGAGGGAGCCGAGCCGCTGGTGATCGGATTCGACGTCCTGGTGACGGACGACTCGGGCCGCATCCGGGATGTGCGCGGC
- a CDS encoding DUF1877 family protein translates to MGYEPPRYLTSERMRPAVAKLSQLTYDDLIHGVDRAELAAAEICPQVWDSPASLEWGRDLFPSLAEFFQAAGSADHTMVNWLD, encoded by the coding sequence CTGGGTTACGAGCCGCCGCGATACCTGACCTCCGAACGCATGCGGCCGGCCGTCGCGAAGCTGAGCCAGCTGACCTACGACGATCTGATACACGGCGTCGATCGCGCCGAACTCGCCGCTGCTGAGATCTGTCCTCAGGTCTGGGACTCACCGGCATCGCTGGAATGGGGCCGCGACCTGTTCCCCTCTCTGGCGGAGTTCTTCCAAGCCGCCGGCTCCGCGGATCACACCATGGTGAACTGGCTCGACTGA
- a CDS encoding helix-turn-helix domain-containing protein: MSVVLEVPPVGELLRTWRERRRFSQQELSNRSTVSTRHLSRVETGRAHPTPEMIIHLSDNLDVPLRERNQLLLAAGYAPRYQDHGWDDASISVVMDGLRRLLDAHLPYPALLLDDHWDIVDANAAVDRLLTGCAPELLEPPVNVVRVCLHPDGLADRIRNREEWGTHLLQQVRHRAERTHDRRHSELAAEIAGYLGGAGAATALTGPVVTLEIDVDGYPLRFFSTSATLSTATDAALEGLHLETFLPADDGTRHRFVEGWTVPVES, translated from the coding sequence ATGAGCGTTGTACTCGAAGTCCCGCCGGTCGGAGAGCTGTTGAGGACCTGGCGTGAACGGCGTCGGTTCAGCCAACAGGAGCTGTCCAACCGGTCGACGGTCTCCACCCGCCATCTCAGCCGAGTGGAGACGGGCAGGGCACACCCCACACCGGAGATGATCATCCACCTCTCCGACAACCTGGACGTGCCTCTGCGGGAACGCAACCAGCTCCTGCTGGCAGCAGGCTATGCACCGCGCTACCAGGACCACGGATGGGACGACGCGTCGATCTCCGTGGTGATGGACGGCCTGCGCCGCCTTCTCGACGCCCACCTGCCCTACCCCGCACTGCTGTTGGACGACCACTGGGACATCGTCGACGCCAACGCCGCCGTTGACCGACTGCTGACCGGGTGTGCGCCGGAGTTGCTGGAACCACCGGTCAACGTGGTCCGGGTCTGCCTGCACCCGGACGGGCTGGCCGACCGGATCCGTAACCGGGAGGAGTGGGGCACCCATCTGCTGCAGCAGGTGCGCCACCGCGCCGAGCGGACCCATGACCGGCGCCACAGCGAGCTCGCCGCGGAGATCGCCGGGTACCTGGGCGGCGCCGGTGCCGCCACCGCCCTCACGGGACCGGTGGTCACCCTCGAAATCGACGTCGACGGGTACCCGTTGCGATTCTTCAGCACCTCAGCCACGCTCAGCACGGCCACCGACGCGGCCCTGGAAGGGCTGCACCTGGAGACGTTCCTGCCGGCCGATGACGGGACCCGGCACCGTTTCGTGGAGGGGTGGACCGTCCCTGTGGAGTCGTGA